The following coding sequences are from one Dehalococcoidia bacterium window:
- a CDS encoding PaaI family thioesterase — MTTSTNELIAGMPFAQLLGIEIVSAAPERVLARMSVRADLCTSPAICHGGALMAFADSLGAVATSQNLRAGQGTTTIESKTNFFAPAPLGSVVHGECTPLHRGRRTMVWQTRLTNAEGRLLALVTQTQMVLEAAGG, encoded by the coding sequence GTGACGACATCGACCAACGAGCTGATCGCCGGCATGCCCTTCGCGCAGTTGCTGGGCATCGAGATCGTGAGTGCGGCGCCGGAGCGCGTGCTGGCGCGCATGTCGGTGCGCGCGGACCTGTGCACCTCGCCGGCGATCTGTCACGGCGGCGCCTTGATGGCCTTCGCCGACTCGCTGGGCGCGGTTGCCACCTCGCAGAACCTGCGCGCCGGCCAGGGCACGACGACGATCGAGTCGAAGACCAACTTCTTCGCGCCTGCGCCGCTGGGCAGCGTCGTGCATGGCGAGTGCACGCCGCTGCACCGCGGCCGCCGCACGATGGTCTGGCAAACGCGCCTCACCAACGCTGAGGGGCGCCTGCTGGCGCTGGTCACGCAGACACAGATGGTGCTGGAGGCGGCCGGGGGATGA
- a CDS encoding glycosyltransferase — translation MLGTVALSPRRLEEYEALIGPERVAELRRLAEPLRGLHLLALSLRSFGSWTTDLLTSSVPLLRDLGIDAAWQVVQTDHESQGALVALYEGLNGAGDTWTAETRRAWLRAVADAGRSLSGGWDTVIVHDPQLIGMIDEGQSQASGARWIWNCHTDLSASAADAWSDLSPSAAGFDATMLEDPSFSPPGWQARLVQVIAPGIDPLGPRNVPLDAETVELLAGKLGIDARRPLIAQIAPFDVGADALGLIEVYDELLHRFPDLQLAIIPTSLRDDQETRGYFNAVARLANERPSCILPSLAAEIGNAEINACRHAASIVVQKSLRRGFALWLSEAMWQRRPVVAGRTVGTTAQVVDGVTGFLVPTTTVSSDRIADLLADAALRERMGENGRRHVANHFLITRYLADTLQLLRRVVSVGVSA, via the coding sequence ATGCTGGGTACCGTCGCCCTCTCGCCCCGCCGGCTGGAAGAGTACGAAGCGCTGATCGGCCCGGAGCGCGTGGCCGAACTGCGCCGGCTGGCCGAGCCGTTGCGCGGCCTGCACTTGCTCGCCCTGTCGCTGCGTTCGTTCGGCTCGTGGACGACGGATCTGCTCACCTCCTCGGTGCCGCTGCTGCGCGACCTGGGCATCGACGCGGCCTGGCAGGTGGTGCAGACCGACCACGAATCGCAGGGGGCACTGGTCGCCCTGTACGAGGGTCTGAACGGCGCCGGCGACACCTGGACCGCCGAAACCCGCCGCGCCTGGCTACGCGCCGTGGCCGATGCCGGTCGTTCGCTGAGCGGCGGCTGGGACACGGTAATCGTGCACGATCCGCAGCTGATCGGCATGATCGACGAGGGACAGTCGCAGGCGAGCGGCGCCCGCTGGATCTGGAACTGCCACACCGATCTCTCCGCCTCCGCGGCCGACGCCTGGAGCGACCTTTCCCCCTCCGCCGCGGGGTTCGACGCGACGATGCTCGAAGACCCGTCATTCTCCCCGCCCGGCTGGCAGGCGCGGCTGGTGCAGGTGATCGCGCCCGGCATCGACCCGCTCGGCCCGCGCAACGTGCCGCTTGACGCCGAAACGGTGGAACTGCTGGCCGGCAAGCTGGGCATCGATGCGCGCCGCCCGCTGATCGCGCAGATTGCGCCGTTCGATGTAGGCGCGGACGCACTCGGCCTGATCGAGGTCTACGACGAGCTGCTGCACCGCTTCCCCGATCTGCAGCTCGCGATTATCCCGACCTCGCTGCGCGACGACCAGGAGACGCGCGGGTACTTCAACGCCGTGGCCCGGCTGGCCAACGAGCGGCCGTCCTGCATCCTGCCCTCGCTCGCGGCCGAAATTGGCAACGCCGAGATCAACGCCTGCCGTCACGCCGCCAGTATCGTCGTGCAAAAATCGTTGCGCCGCGGCTTCGCGCTGTGGCTCTCCGAAGCGATGTGGCAGCGCCGGCCGGTGGTGGCCGGGCGTACGGTCGGCACCACGGCGCAGGTGGTGGACGGTGTCACCGGTTTCCTGGTGCCGACCACCACGGTGAGCAGCGACCGCATCGCCGATCTGCTTGCGGACGCGGCGCTGCGCGAGCGGATGGGCGAAAACGGCCGCCGCCACGTGGCCAACCACTTCTTGATCACACGCTACCTCGCAGACACGCTGCAACTGCTGCGGCGCGTCGTGTCCGTGGGGGTCAGCGCCTGA
- a CDS encoding sugar phosphate nucleotidyltransferase, with protein MKDVLALVLAGGQGDRLSILSEERAKPAVIFAGKYRIIDFVLSNCMNSDIGRVGVLTQYRPRSLNAHIGIGRPWGMDREGSGIALMQPYLGRESSDWYRGTADAVYQNLYFVEESQAETVLLLSADHVYTMAYDQLIAFHHAKGADVTVPVYDVPLQEASRYGLITMDGDGRVIGFDEKPPEPRTTTASTGIYVFKKDVLIERLVADAARNTTHDFGRDILPEMIDDCRVYGYRLHGYWRDVGTIDAYWQANMDLLVDLPELDLYNPNTALHTRHTTLPPAKIGPRAYVTRSLLNAGDIINGQVEHSVLSPGVYVEDGAVVRDSILFDDCFIARGAVIERAILDKGVHVAEGCRVGAGDDFTPNKARPDLLWSGITLVGKRARLPAGLGIGRNCIIPPNAREEDFFGPWVESGETVRSFRASPIHGV; from the coding sequence GTGAAAGATGTGCTCGCGCTGGTGCTGGCCGGCGGGCAGGGCGACCGCCTCAGTATTCTCTCGGAGGAGCGCGCCAAGCCGGCCGTGATCTTCGCCGGCAAGTACCGGATCATCGACTTCGTGCTGAGCAACTGCATGAATTCGGACATCGGGCGGGTGGGCGTGCTCACCCAGTACCGGCCGCGATCGCTCAACGCCCACATCGGCATCGGCCGGCCCTGGGGGATGGACCGCGAAGGCAGCGGCATCGCCCTGATGCAGCCCTACCTTGGACGAGAGAGTTCCGACTGGTATCGCGGCACGGCGGACGCCGTTTATCAAAACCTCTATTTCGTGGAGGAATCGCAGGCCGAGACGGTGCTGCTCCTCTCCGCCGACCATGTCTACACCATGGCCTACGACCAGCTCATCGCCTTTCACCACGCCAAAGGCGCCGACGTGACCGTGCCGGTCTACGACGTGCCGCTGCAGGAGGCGAGCCGCTACGGCCTGATCACGATGGACGGTGACGGCCGCGTGATCGGCTTCGATGAGAAGCCGCCCGAGCCACGCACCACCACCGCCAGCACCGGCATCTACGTTTTCAAAAAGGACGTGCTGATCGAGCGGCTGGTGGCCGACGCGGCGCGCAACACCACGCACGACTTCGGCCGCGATATTCTGCCGGAGATGATCGATGACTGCCGCGTCTACGGCTACCGCCTGCACGGCTACTGGCGCGACGTGGGCACGATCGACGCCTACTGGCAGGCGAACATGGATCTGCTGGTCGATCTGCCGGAGCTGGACCTCTACAACCCCAACACGGCCCTGCACACCCGCCACACCACGCTGCCGCCGGCCAAGATCGGGCCGCGCGCCTACGTCACCCGCAGCCTGCTGAACGCCGGCGACATCATCAACGGCCAGGTGGAACACTCGGTGCTTTCACCCGGCGTCTACGTCGAGGACGGCGCCGTGGTGCGCGACTCGATCCTGTTCGACGACTGCTTCATCGCTCGCGGCGCCGTGATCGAGCGCGCCATTCTCGACAAGGGCGTGCACGTGGCCGAGGGCTGCCGCGTGGGCGCGGGCGATGACTTCACCCCGAACAAGGCGCGGCCCGACCTGCTCTGGAGTGGAATCACGCTTGTCGGCAAGCGGGCTCGCCTGCCCGCCGGACTCGGCATCGGCCGCAACTGCATCATCCCGCCCAATGCCCGCGAAGAGGATTTCTTCGGTCCATGGGTGGAAAGCGGTGAGACGGTGCGCT
- a CDS encoding deoxyribonuclease IV: MKIGAHVSTADALSRCVDRCCEIGAEAVQIFASAPQSWRPLAHGEEAIAQLKSHAVEAEVAPIFVHGIYLINLAAESAEHVEKSVTSLAAALQFCEGAGALGTIFHVGSHKGAGFDTVRPRIVAAMQEALTRAPGESWLIIENSAGAGNTIAAKFAEIGELIRETGSDRVKVCIDTCHAFASGYDIAEPAGIEAAMAEFDREIGLHRLVAVHANDSKGPLLSGKDRHENIGEGYIGIGGFRTVMSHPAFRDVPFLLEVPGFTGKGPDRENVEILKRLRDEVFG; encoded by the coding sequence ATGAAGATTGGCGCTCATGTCTCGACGGCCGACGCCCTCTCGCGCTGCGTTGATCGCTGCTGCGAGATCGGCGCCGAGGCGGTCCAGATCTTCGCCTCGGCGCCGCAGAGCTGGCGGCCCCTCGCGCACGGCGAAGAGGCGATCGCCCAGCTCAAGAGCCACGCCGTCGAGGCGGAGGTTGCGCCGATCTTCGTGCACGGCATCTACCTCATCAATCTTGCGGCGGAGAGCGCGGAGCACGTCGAGAAGTCGGTCACATCGCTCGCCGCGGCGCTGCAGTTCTGCGAAGGCGCCGGCGCCCTGGGCACGATCTTCCACGTGGGCAGCCATAAGGGCGCCGGTTTCGACACAGTGCGGCCGCGCATCGTCGCGGCGATGCAGGAGGCGCTGACACGGGCGCCCGGCGAGAGCTGGCTGATCATCGAGAACAGCGCCGGCGCCGGCAACACGATTGCGGCGAAGTTCGCGGAGATCGGCGAGCTGATCCGGGAGACCGGCAGCGATCGCGTAAAAGTCTGCATCGACACTTGCCACGCCTTCGCCTCCGGCTACGACATCGCCGAGCCGGCGGGCATCGAGGCGGCGATGGCGGAGTTCGACCGCGAGATCGGCCTTCACCGGCTCGTCGCCGTGCACGCCAACGACTCGAAGGGGCCGCTGCTGAGCGGCAAGGATCGGCACGAGAACATCGGCGAAGGCTACATCGGCATCGGCGGCTTCCGCACGGTGATGAGCCACCCGGCCTTCCGCGACGTCCCCTTCCTGCTCGAGGTGCCCGGCTTCACGGGCAAGGGCCCCGACCGCGAAAACGTCGAGATCCTCAAGCGCCTGCGCGACGAGGTGTTCGGCTGA
- a CDS encoding glycosyltransferase, which translates to MFGSVPTTPKSIEAYRPIIGDARIEEILELAGRLRGARVLHVNATAFGGGVAEILATLVPLMTDLGLEADWQVIRGSDEFFNVTKAMHNSLQGMLLEWTPQMREIWTRYNQQNADMFDEDYDFVVIHDPQPAGILAMAAARLGHRPAGKWVWRCHIDLTDSQVDVWDLLHPYLEPYDAAIFTMAEYVKDDLEKPLLFTIPPAIDPLSPKNVPLPENVGRDILQRYGVDPDRPLISQISRFDPWKDPLGVIDVYRALKQDRPDLQLVLVASMAADDPEGWAWYERTVRRAGEDYDIHILSNLNGVGNVEVNAFQSLAKVVIQKSVREGFGLVVSEALWKGRPVVAGNVGGIPLQILYGRTGYLVNTTAECVNRTGYLLQHPDVADHLGAEGREHVRENFLITRYLRDYLAIFNTLAGHVEAARSPARLLTRAGR; encoded by the coding sequence ATGTTTGGATCTGTGCCGACGACCCCCAAGAGCATCGAAGCGTACCGGCCGATCATCGGCGACGCGCGCATCGAAGAGATCCTCGAGCTCGCCGGGCGCCTGCGCGGGGCGCGCGTGCTGCATGTGAACGCCACGGCCTTCGGCGGCGGCGTGGCCGAGATCCTGGCCACGCTCGTGCCGCTGATGACCGACCTGGGCCTCGAAGCCGACTGGCAGGTGATCCGCGGCTCCGACGAGTTCTTCAACGTCACCAAGGCGATGCACAACAGTCTGCAAGGCATGCTGCTGGAGTGGACGCCGCAGATGCGCGAGATCTGGACGCGCTACAACCAGCAGAACGCCGACATGTTCGACGAGGACTACGACTTCGTCGTGATCCACGACCCGCAGCCGGCGGGCATCCTGGCGATGGCGGCCGCGCGCCTCGGCCACCGGCCGGCGGGCAAATGGGTGTGGCGCTGTCACATCGACCTGACCGACAGCCAGGTCGATGTCTGGGATCTGCTGCACCCGTATCTTGAGCCGTACGACGCCGCGATCTTCACCATGGCCGAGTACGTCAAGGATGATCTCGAAAAGCCCCTGCTGTTCACCATTCCGCCCGCGATCGACCCACTCAGCCCCAAGAATGTGCCGCTGCCGGAGAATGTGGGGCGCGACATCCTCCAGCGCTACGGCGTGGACCCCGACCGGCCGCTGATTTCGCAGATCTCCCGCTTCGACCCCTGGAAAGACCCGCTGGGCGTGATCGATGTCTACCGGGCGCTGAAACAGGACCGGCCCGACCTGCAGCTCGTGCTGGTCGCCAGCATGGCCGCGGACGACCCCGAAGGCTGGGCCTGGTACGAGCGCACCGTGCGCCGCGCCGGCGAAGACTACGACATCCACATCCTTTCCAACCTCAACGGCGTCGGCAACGTCGAGGTGAACGCCTTTCAGTCGCTGGCGAAGGTCGTGATCCAGAAGTCGGTGCGCGAGGGTTTCGGCCTGGTGGTCTCTGAGGCGCTGTGGAAGGGCCGTCCCGTCGTCGCCGGCAACGTCGGCGGCATCCCGCTGCAGATCCTCTACGGCCGCACGGGCTACCTGGTGAACACCACCGCTGAATGCGTCAATCGCACTGGCTACCTGTTGCAGCACCCCGACGTGGCCGATCATTTGGGCGCGGAAGGCCGCGAGCACGTGCGCGAGAACTTCCTGATCACGCGCTACCTGCGCGACTACCTCGCGATCTTCAACACGCTCGCCGGCCACGTGGAGGCGGCCCGCTCGCCGGCGCGGCTGCTGACCCGCGCCGGCCGCTAG
- a CDS encoding ArsC/Spx/MgsR family protein, translated as MFRKPLSREEIAALARLAGGMKAIFSWKSPSARPLGLDPATANDAQLLDLMTHEPRLIRRPIVLTGDRLVIGGDPKELERVLG; from the coding sequence ATCTTCCGCAAGCCGCTTTCGCGCGAGGAGATCGCCGCGCTGGCACGGCTTGCCGGCGGCATGAAGGCGATCTTCTCCTGGAAGAGCCCCAGCGCCCGCCCGCTCGGCCTCGACCCGGCCACGGCGAACGACGCGCAGTTGCTCGATCTCATGACGCATGAGCCGCGCCTGATCCGCCGCCCGATTGTGCTGACCGGCGATCGCCTCGTCATCGGCGGCGATCCGAAAGAGCTGGAGCGGGTGCTGGGCTGA